Proteins from a genomic interval of Chloroflexota bacterium:
- the uxaC gene encoding glucuronate isomerase yields the protein MTTPQWNLSPDRFFDPDPGQRAVARELYETVAALPLICPHGHVDPRVFADPDYDFGTPTQMLIIPDHYVFRMLYSQGVPLEDLGVPRVDGGPVEGDHRKIWQIFAENFYLFRGTPTGTWLAAEFAEVFGIQEKLSGETAQAIYEQIAKKLASPQFRPRALFERFNIETLCTTDAATDQLEAHQAIRDGDWQARILPTFRPDAVVNLDSAGWHGHVETLSQVSGIDVGSYASFIQALEQRRAYFKSMGARATDHAALTAYTAPLSLAEAEAIFGRALSGQATDEDSRRFTGHMMMEMARMSIEDGLVMQFHVGSLRNHNQVIFDRFGPDKGCDIPVGSEFTRNLRPLLNRYGDDPRLILILFTLDETAYARELAPLAGHYPALLLGPPWWFHDSVNGMNRFFDQVMETAGLYNTAGFNDDTRAFPSIPVRHDVWRRASANWVAGLVVRGMVDELDAQRMVYDLAYGLAKRAYRL from the coding sequence ATGACCACACCCCAGTGGAATCTTTCCCCCGACCGCTTTTTCGATCCCGATCCCGGTCAGCGTGCGGTGGCCCGCGAGCTGTATGAAACCGTCGCCGCCCTGCCGTTGATCTGTCCCCATGGTCACGTGGACCCGCGTGTCTTCGCCGATCCCGATTATGACTTCGGCACACCCACCCAGATGCTCATCATTCCCGATCATTACGTCTTCCGTATGCTCTATTCCCAGGGCGTTCCATTGGAGGATCTGGGTGTGCCGCGGGTGGACGGAGGACCGGTAGAAGGAGATCACCGCAAGATCTGGCAGATCTTCGCTGAGAACTTCTACCTCTTTCGGGGCACCCCCACCGGCACCTGGCTGGCCGCGGAGTTCGCCGAGGTCTTCGGTATCCAGGAAAAGCTGAGCGGCGAGACGGCCCAGGCTATCTACGAGCAGATCGCCAAAAAACTGGCATCGCCCCAGTTCCGCCCCCGGGCGCTGTTCGAGCGCTTCAATATCGAGACGCTGTGCACCACCGACGCGGCCACCGACCAGCTGGAGGCGCACCAGGCCATTCGCGATGGCGATTGGCAGGCCAGGATCCTGCCCACCTTCCGGCCCGATGCAGTGGTGAATCTGGACAGTGCCGGCTGGCACGGCCACGTCGAGACCCTGAGCCAGGTCAGCGGCATCGATGTCGGTTCCTACGCCAGCTTCATCCAGGCGTTGGAGCAACGGAGGGCCTATTTCAAGTCCATGGGTGCCCGGGCCACCGATCACGCAGCCTTGACTGCTTACACTGCCCCCTTGAGCTTAGCCGAGGCCGAGGCTATCTTTGGGCGGGCCTTGAGCGGCCAGGCGACCGACGAGGATTCCCGGCGTTTCACCGGCCACATGATGATGGAGATGGCCCGCATGAGCATCGAGGATGGCCTGGTGATGCAGTTCCACGTGGGCTCTCTGCGAAACCACAATCAGGTCATTTTCGATCGCTTCGGGCCGGACAAAGGATGCGACATCCCGGTGGGCAGCGAGTTCACCCGTAACCTGCGCCCCTTGCTCAATAGATATGGCGACGATCCGCGGTTGATCCTGATTCTCTTCACTCTGGACGAGACCGCTTACGCCCGGGAGTTGGCGCCCCTGGCAGGCCATTATCCAGCGCTGTTGTTGGGTCCCCCCTGGTGGTTCCACGACAGCGTGAACGGCATGAATCGTTTCTTCGATCAGGTGATGGAGACGGCTGGCTTATACAACACCGCCGGTTTCAATGACGATACCCGGGCCTTTCCCTCGATTCCGGTCCGGCATGACGTGTGGCGTCGGGCAAGTGCCAACTGGGTGGCAGGATTAGTGGTACGGGGCATGGTGGACGAGTTGGACGCGCAGCGTATGGTCTACGACCTGGCCTACGGGCTGGCTAAACGGGCCTATCGATTATAG
- a CDS encoding type II toxin-antitoxin system VapC family toxin, protein MTLRFLIDTNILSEPLRPEPNRGVLEHLQRHQDKIAIAAVVWHEMWFGCYRLAPSARRQAIEAYLVQVVAPGVPILPYDHAAADWHAAERARLTALGKTPPFADGMIAATAKTNNLVLVTINLDDFALFRDLAVENWLG, encoded by the coding sequence GTGACTCTACGTTTCCTGATCGACACGAACATCCTGTCTGAACCACTGCGGCCTGAGCCAAACAGGGGAGTCCTGGAGCATCTGCAACGTCACCAGGACAAAATCGCCATAGCCGCCGTGGTTTGGCATGAGATGTGGTTTGGTTGCTATCGCTTGGCGCCTTCCGCCAGACGGCAAGCCATCGAGGCTTACCTGGTCCAGGTGGTGGCGCCAGGCGTTCCGATCTTGCCCTACGACCACGCGGCCGCCGACTGGCATGCGGCAGAACGCGCCCGTCTCACTGCTCTGGGCAAGACCCCTCCCTTTGCCGATGGGATGATAGCCGCCACTGCCAAAACCAACAATCTCGTGCTGGTCACAATCAATCTTGACGACTTTGCTCTCTTTCGGGACCTGGCCGTGGAGAACTGGCTGGGATGA
- a CDS encoding type II toxin-antitoxin system Phd/YefM family antitoxin: protein MIKEYSIAEARNHFAAIVHDLQTTPLIQVNRRGRPVAILLSIEEYERLAAGRTQFWENYQAFRNQVDLAQLAIEPAIFEGVRDRSPGRETSW, encoded by the coding sequence ATGATCAAAGAATACTCGATTGCCGAAGCCCGAAACCACTTCGCCGCCATAGTTCACGACCTGCAGACCACGCCGCTGATCCAGGTCAACCGGCGAGGCAGGCCGGTGGCGATCCTGCTTTCCATTGAAGAGTACGAACGCCTGGCGGCCGGCAGGACCCAGTTCTGGGAAAACTATCAAGCGTTTCGAAACCAAGTCGACCTGGCGCAACTGGCCATCGAGCCTGCGATTTTCGAGGGAGTGCGAGACCGCTCCCCGGGCCGGGAGACGAGCTGGTGA
- a CDS encoding LacI family DNA-binding transcriptional regulator, giving the protein MNNRVTIEDVAKAAGVSRQTVSRVLNHKSDVSDETRHRILQIIDQLGYRPSRIARGLATDRTGTFGLVFPDVANPYFAEIVRGAEDVARERDNSVFLCNTDENPQRELTALRSLDAQQVDGILLCSPRLNDDELRSLIPRLPPLVLVNHLLRFNRRPVANDRLSGSGQQLSPASTEQATGQKGVMVSAVLVDDGAGSAAAVKHLWARGHRHIGLLAGPSISHSSQRRIQGYSEQLVALADHVDSALIRYCQATAAGGQQAAAVLLTDHPEITALVTYNDLVAAGALRACRTLNRRVPEDVAIVGCDDIYMASLVTPELTTLRVSGRALGQEAMRLLLSDLAAGNGTDRSREIWMRPTLVVRESAP; this is encoded by the coding sequence GTGAACAACCGAGTCACTATCGAGGATGTTGCCAAGGCTGCCGGCGTCTCCCGCCAGACGGTCTCCCGTGTCCTCAATCACAAGTCAGATGTCAGTGACGAAACCCGCCACCGTATTCTGCAGATCATCGACCAGCTGGGCTACCGGCCCAGTCGCATCGCCCGAGGCCTGGCCACCGATCGCACCGGCACCTTTGGCCTGGTTTTTCCCGATGTCGCCAATCCCTATTTTGCCGAGATCGTGCGCGGTGCCGAGGATGTGGCCCGCGAGCGCGACAACAGTGTTTTTCTCTGCAACACCGACGAGAATCCCCAACGGGAGCTTACAGCCCTGCGTTCGCTGGATGCCCAACAGGTGGATGGCATCCTGTTATGCAGCCCACGCCTGAACGATGACGAGCTGCGCAGCCTGATTCCCCGCTTGCCCCCCCTGGTGCTGGTGAACCATCTGCTGCGTTTCAATAGGCGACCGGTTGCCAACGACCGGTTGTCAGGCTCAGGGCAACAGCTTTCTCCGGCGTCGACAGAGCAGGCCACTGGGCAGAAAGGGGTGATGGTCAGCGCTGTCCTGGTGGATGATGGCGCGGGTTCAGCTGCGGCTGTCAAACACCTCTGGGCGCGCGGGCACCGCCATATCGGGCTGCTGGCCGGGCCGTCGATCTCCCACAGCAGCCAGCGGCGCATACAGGGGTATAGCGAACAGCTTGTGGCCCTGGCCGACCATGTCGATTCAGCGCTGATTCGCTACTGTCAGGCAACAGCAGCCGGAGGGCAGCAGGCAGCCGCTGTCTTGCTAACCGATCATCCGGAGATAACGGCGCTGGTCACCTACAATGATCTGGTGGCAGCCGGCGCCCTGCGGGCCTGTCGGACGTTGAACCGTCGGGTGCCCGAGGATGTGGCCATTGTCGGCTGCGACGATATCTATATGGCTTCGTTGGTCACACCAGAGCTGACTACCCTGCGCGTCTCGGGTCGGGCGTTGGGGCAGGAGGCCATGCGACTACTTCTTAGCGATCTGGCTGCCGGCAACGGAACCGACCGGTCCAGGGAAATCTGGATGCGACCCACCCTGGTGGTGCGGGAGTCGGCGCCATGA
- a CDS encoding tagaturonate epimerase family protein translates to MSELPTLAGFVAYPRSAATIGSATAFLVRDAVSDVKRLALVAEADDPVLNAFDGERSELDGRVLLLCEMTPGNAICLREALSWLRPQPLGLRTSAGCGDRLGLATPGHVRAMRNAPGVMPIYAQQSIRENARTGRSPQEVVDDATWGVFQEGWREGYGADADHLKTTDDADVTVAAGYTFFTVDPGDHVDDEAHTAPLDLLREKYEQLPWETLDSSPDALRSLYLGRSYDLEGLQLAFDEESLLRAAAKYARATVHAARMYRHLDETIVDRTWELEVSVDETATPTSHLEHLYIASELKRLGVRWVSLAPRYVGDFEKGVDYIGDLDIFRTDFAGHAAIARALGPYKLSLHSGSDKFSIYSIANEETHGVVHLKTAGTSYLEALRAIARVEPDLFRAIYELAFLRYDEDRATYHVSAETDRAPRPEVVPDSVLPDVLDQFDAREMLHVTFGSALARYGDQIKAALIANEEAHYAAIETHFDRHLAPFAGRS, encoded by the coding sequence ATGAGTGAACTCCCGACTTTGGCAGGATTCGTGGCCTATCCCCGATCGGCGGCCACTATCGGCAGTGCGACCGCTTTTCTGGTTCGTGATGCGGTCAGCGACGTGAAAAGGCTGGCACTGGTGGCAGAGGCTGACGATCCGGTGTTGAATGCATTCGACGGTGAGCGAAGTGAACTGGATGGCCGGGTCCTGCTGCTTTGCGAAATGACCCCTGGCAATGCGATTTGCCTGCGCGAAGCCCTTTCCTGGCTGCGACCCCAACCCCTGGGCCTCAGGACCTCGGCCGGCTGTGGCGATCGGCTTGGTCTGGCAACGCCCGGCCACGTGCGGGCCATGCGCAACGCCCCGGGCGTGATGCCGATCTATGCCCAACAGTCGATCCGCGAGAATGCCCGTACTGGCCGCAGCCCCCAGGAGGTGGTGGATGATGCCACCTGGGGCGTTTTCCAGGAAGGGTGGCGTGAGGGCTACGGTGCTGATGCCGACCATCTGAAGACCACCGATGACGCGGACGTGACCGTTGCCGCCGGTTATACCTTTTTCACCGTCGATCCTGGCGATCACGTAGACGACGAGGCACATACTGCTCCCCTGGATCTCTTGAGGGAGAAATACGAGCAGTTGCCATGGGAAACCCTCGATTCCTCCCCCGATGCCTTGCGCTCCCTCTATCTCGGACGCAGCTATGACCTGGAGGGACTTCAGCTGGCCTTTGATGAAGAGAGTCTGCTACGGGCTGCCGCTAAATATGCCCGAGCCACTGTCCATGCTGCTCGCATGTATCGCCACCTGGATGAAACGATCGTCGACCGTACCTGGGAACTGGAGGTTTCCGTGGACGAAACGGCAACGCCTACTTCCCACCTGGAACACCTGTATATCGCCTCCGAGCTGAAGCGCCTGGGCGTTCGCTGGGTGAGTCTTGCTCCCCGCTACGTGGGTGACTTCGAAAAGGGCGTAGACTACATCGGCGACCTGGACATTTTCCGAACGGACTTTGCCGGCCACGCGGCCATTGCCCGCGCTCTGGGACCCTACAAGCTCAGCTTGCATTCGGGATCTGATAAGTTCAGCATCTATTCCATCGCTAATGAGGAAACGCACGGTGTGGTTCATCTGAAGACTGCCGGTACCAGCTATCTGGAGGCACTGCGGGCCATTGCCCGGGTGGAACCCGATCTGTTCCGCGCCATCTATGAATTGGCCTTCCTTCGTTACGACGAGGATCGAGCTACCTACCACGTTTCGGCGGAAACTGATCGGGCGCCCCGTCCAGAGGTCGTGCCCGATTCGGTTCTGCCCGATGTTCTCGACCAGTTCGATGCGCGGGAGATGTTGCATGTCACCTTTGGCTCGGCCCTGGCGCGCTACGGCGATCAGATCAAGGCAGCGCTGATTGCCAACGAGGAAGCTCATTACGCGGCCATCGAGACCCATTTCGACCGGCACCTGGCACCCTTTGCGGGCCGGTCGTAG
- a CDS encoding UTP--glucose-1-phosphate uridylyltransferase: MTKSITRAVIPAAGLGTRLLPATKSQPKEMLPVGRKPTMQYVVEELQDANLRQMLIITGRRKRALEDHFDPDPMLMAALEQAGNEALLDDLQFAESNVRFFFTRQSPPRGLGHAVLLGAEFVDTDNFVVALGDSLIAGEDPASPLRAMMDAHLSLGGAAVVAVEQVSQEETYRYGIVSIGGAAPPPGEPVLMNGIVEKPGRGNAPSNLAVAARYVFSPAIFETLRRTTPDRKGEIQLSDAIRLLIQRDMPVYAWLLPPENRRYDVGNFESYFRAFIDFALADERYGYLLRQYIKERAYEL, encoded by the coding sequence ATGACTAAATCCATCACAAGAGCTGTCATCCCGGCAGCAGGATTGGGCACGCGGCTGCTGCCGGCGACCAAGTCCCAGCCCAAGGAAATGCTACCCGTAGGCCGCAAGCCCACCATGCAGTATGTGGTGGAGGAGCTACAGGACGCCAATCTGCGCCAGATGCTGATTATCACCGGGCGCCGCAAACGAGCCCTTGAGGACCATTTCGATCCTGACCCGATGCTCATGGCAGCACTGGAGCAGGCCGGCAATGAGGCACTGCTCGATGACCTCCAGTTCGCTGAGAGCAATGTCCGTTTCTTCTTCACCAGGCAGAGTCCGCCCAGGGGATTGGGTCACGCGGTGTTGCTGGGTGCTGAATTCGTGGACACCGATAATTTCGTCGTGGCCTTGGGCGATTCCCTGATCGCCGGCGAGGATCCCGCCTCACCCCTGCGCGCCATGATGGACGCTCACCTGTCGCTGGGTGGCGCCGCTGTGGTGGCCGTCGAACAGGTGTCCCAGGAGGAAACCTATCGTTACGGCATCGTCAGCATCGGGGGCGCTGCGCCGCCTCCGGGCGAACCTGTGCTGATGAACGGTATTGTCGAAAAACCGGGGCGGGGCAACGCCCCGTCAAACCTGGCGGTGGCAGCCCGTTATGTCTTCAGCCCGGCAATCTTTGAAACCCTGCGCCGTACCACGCCCGATCGCAAGGGTGAAATCCAACTGAGTGATGCCATTCGATTGCTCATTCAGCGGGATATGCCGGTTTATGCCTGGTTGTTGCCGCCGGAAAATCGTCGCTACGATGTGGGTAACTTCGAGAGCTACTTCCGGGCTTTCATTGACTTTGCCCTGGCCGATGAGCGCTATGGCTATCTGCTACGCCAGTATATCAAAGAAAGGGCTTATGAGCTCTAA
- a CDS encoding galactokinase family protein — protein MSSKQGKLTASAPGRAGIIGNPSDMYGGSVLACSLPMRAWAILTPASGLTLVTDGQECEIGNWDDLRPAGDLFDIAKAVLRYIQPRPLACRIEYGSDIPRHSGMAGSTALMVALLNVLLTWQGRRLGRYQLAEMARYIELNHLRVVCGYQDAYMTTFGGLNYLDFRGKQFYRRAEAELFATVESLNPFVEQLPFVLAYTGVAHSSGAVHKPIRERWLEGEQEVVAAYDRISELARMGKKAILQGDWRELGQLMNENHRIQRDVGGSGLSNERLIEAALDGGALGAKLAGAGDGGTIIALFPNLDDQALELALMAAGAEAIYHLALSEGTTVTEEDI, from the coding sequence ATGAGCTCTAAGCAGGGCAAACTGACGGCATCCGCGCCCGGCCGGGCAGGGATCATCGGAAATCCCTCTGATATGTATGGTGGCTCGGTGCTTGCCTGTTCGCTTCCGATGCGGGCGTGGGCAATACTGACCCCTGCATCCGGATTAACCCTGGTCACCGATGGCCAGGAATGCGAGATTGGGAACTGGGATGACCTACGGCCGGCCGGAGACCTTTTCGACATCGCCAAGGCTGTATTGCGCTATATTCAACCGCGGCCTTTGGCCTGTCGTATCGAATATGGCAGCGATATTCCGAGGCACAGCGGCATGGCCGGTTCCACTGCCCTGATGGTTGCCCTTCTGAACGTCTTGTTGACCTGGCAGGGTCGGCGCCTGGGACGGTATCAGCTTGCCGAGATGGCCCGTTACATCGAACTGAACCACCTTCGGGTCGTCTGTGGCTATCAGGATGCCTACATGACCACCTTTGGTGGCCTGAACTACCTGGATTTCCGCGGCAAACAGTTTTATCGCCGGGCGGAGGCGGAATTGTTCGCCACTGTGGAGTCGCTGAATCCCTTTGTGGAGCAACTGCCCTTCGTCCTGGCCTACACCGGTGTGGCCCATTCCTCGGGCGCTGTTCACAAGCCGATTCGGGAACGGTGGCTGGAGGGGGAGCAAGAGGTCGTGGCAGCGTATGATCGTATCTCCGAGTTGGCTCGGATGGGCAAAAAAGCCATTTTGCAGGGGGATTGGCGGGAACTGGGCCAATTGATGAACGAAAACCACCGTATTCAGCGCGACGTGGGCGGCTCGGGTTTGTCAAATGAGCGGTTGATTGAGGCTGCTCTGGACGGTGGTGCGCTGGGCGCCAAGCTGGCTGGCGCTGGCGACGGCGGGACTATCATCGCGTTGTTTCCCAACCTCGACGACCAGGCCCTGGAATTGGCATTGATGGCCGCCGGTGCAGAGGCAATCTATCACCTGGCGCTTTCCGAGGGGACTACGGTTACGGAAGAGGATATCT